Proteins from a genomic interval of Stenotrophomonas maltophilia:
- a CDS encoding LysR substrate-binding domain-containing protein: MQDSAKSNRTLFELDLLRALVMVADCGSFTTAATRLHSTQSTVSQKVRRLEELAGHRLLERGHRDVHPTDAGHTLLGYARRMLDLNDEMAQALAGATVETAVRIGVPEDFVNAQTTRMLAAFSRRHPQVKLEISSGLSRDLAHGFDHGELDLVLVKQRRNSRQAVHCRREPMHWIDSLRSSCLLQDPLPLVTFPPRGLYRDEMIHAVEALGLRWRIAFTSSSLSGIQGAVADGIGISLLPRRAVTREHRIIDGERELPVINNYEIGLLHRADADDAVRALASELWRQVQREPD; encoded by the coding sequence ATGCAAGACAGTGCCAAATCGAATAGAACCCTGTTCGAACTGGACCTGCTGCGGGCGCTGGTGATGGTGGCCGACTGTGGCAGCTTCACTACGGCGGCTACGCGCCTGCATTCAACCCAGTCCACGGTCAGCCAGAAGGTGCGACGGCTGGAAGAGCTGGCCGGGCACCGTCTGCTTGAACGCGGCCACCGCGACGTGCACCCCACCGACGCCGGCCATACCCTGCTCGGCTACGCGCGGCGGATGCTGGATCTGAACGACGAAATGGCCCAGGCCCTGGCCGGGGCTACGGTGGAAACCGCCGTGCGCATCGGCGTGCCGGAGGACTTCGTCAACGCACAGACCACACGCATGCTGGCCGCCTTCAGCCGCCGCCACCCGCAGGTGAAGCTGGAGATCAGCAGTGGGCTGAGCCGTGACCTGGCGCACGGCTTCGATCACGGCGAGCTGGACCTGGTGCTGGTCAAGCAGCGGCGCAACAGCCGCCAGGCCGTACACTGCCGGCGCGAGCCGATGCACTGGATCGACAGCCTGCGCAGCAGCTGCCTGCTGCAGGACCCCCTGCCACTGGTCACGTTCCCGCCGCGTGGGCTGTACCGCGATGAGATGATCCACGCCGTGGAAGCGCTGGGCCTGCGCTGGCGCATCGCCTTCACCAGCTCGTCGCTGAGTGGCATCCAGGGCGCGGTGGCCGATGGCATCGGCATCAGTCTGCTGCCGCGTCGCGCGGTTACCCGCGAACACCGCATCATCGATGGCGAGCGTGAGCTGCCGGTGATCAACAACTACGAAATCGGCCTGCTGCATCGCGCGGACGCTGATGATGCCGTGCGCGCTCTGGCCAGCGAGCTGTGGCGGCAGGTGCAGCGCGAACCGGACTGA
- a CDS encoding DUF3806 domain-containing protein has translation MSDEIPTRFDPLPAALQTHLQHQRSLIAARVAVGFPTLPVQWPLAATTLQRVVDAELIDRDDCDGWEALGVAFGDTLAQRVPGLAWMQVTDAWGIDAVLRYADSSLQIGASTLLLKRVEQGEIIDIAHLLAWLEEFVATRAGDYA, from the coding sequence ATGTCCGACGAAATCCCGACCCGCTTCGATCCCCTGCCCGCTGCCCTGCAGACGCATCTGCAGCACCAGCGTTCGCTGATCGCCGCGCGCGTGGCCGTCGGCTTCCCGACGTTGCCGGTGCAGTGGCCGCTGGCGGCCACCACCCTGCAGCGCGTGGTCGATGCCGAGCTGATCGATCGTGACGACTGCGATGGTTGGGAAGCGCTGGGCGTGGCGTTCGGTGACACCCTGGCCCAGCGCGTGCCGGGCCTTGCCTGGATGCAGGTCACCGATGCCTGGGGCATCGACGCGGTGCTGCGCTATGCCGACAGCAGCCTGCAGATCGGCGCCAGCACGCTGCTGCTCAAGCGCGTCGAGCAGGGCGAGATCATCGACATCGCCCACCTGCTTGCGTGGCTTGAGGAATTCGTCGCCACCCGCGCCGGCGATTACGCCTGA
- a CDS encoding amidohydrolase family protein codes for MTLQFVHGAVDRDGAPLHFHIHDGRISGFNGEAAPAEGAECVDLQGFTMLPGLVDGHIHLDKSFVGDHWHPHQPVNSLRERLAVEKAAVAGAAPMVDRAEALIRQCSAFGTVAMRCHVDIDASTGLGHLEAVREAALRCADIMRIQLVAFPQAGVMSCPGTAAVLEQAIAAGVEVLGGIDPTTLDGDAEGQLALLFGLAERYGVQLDIHLHEPGETGLAQLLRIAARTRAAGLQGRVAVSHAYSLGDVPLARALQVGEALATAGVAIMSNAPGDHPFPPLRALHDAGVRVFAGNDNIRDCWWPYGNGDLLQRAMLLGYRSGFYTDADLMLALDMVTTHAAQVIGLPRYGIAEDLPATFVAVRADHGPAAVAAVPVERRVVVDGRWL; via the coding sequence ATGACGCTTCAGTTCGTCCATGGCGCGGTTGACCGCGACGGTGCGCCGCTGCATTTCCATATCCACGACGGTCGCATCAGTGGTTTCAACGGCGAGGCCGCGCCGGCCGAAGGGGCGGAATGCGTCGACCTGCAGGGCTTCACGATGCTGCCCGGGCTGGTCGACGGCCACATTCACCTCGACAAGAGCTTCGTCGGCGACCATTGGCACCCGCACCAGCCGGTGAACAGCCTGCGTGAGCGGCTGGCGGTGGAGAAGGCGGCGGTGGCGGGTGCGGCACCGATGGTGGACCGTGCCGAGGCCTTGATCCGCCAGTGCAGTGCGTTCGGTACGGTGGCGATGCGCTGCCATGTCGATATCGACGCCAGCACCGGTCTCGGCCATCTCGAAGCGGTGCGCGAGGCGGCGCTGCGCTGCGCCGACATCATGCGGATCCAGCTGGTGGCGTTTCCGCAGGCCGGGGTGATGTCCTGCCCGGGCACCGCTGCCGTGCTCGAGCAGGCCATCGCAGCGGGCGTGGAGGTACTGGGTGGCATCGACCCGACCACGCTGGATGGCGATGCCGAAGGCCAGCTCGCGCTGCTGTTCGGCCTGGCCGAGCGTTATGGCGTGCAGCTGGACATCCACCTGCACGAGCCCGGTGAAACCGGGCTGGCCCAGCTGCTGCGCATCGCAGCACGCACCCGTGCCGCGGGCCTGCAGGGGCGCGTTGCCGTCAGCCATGCCTACTCGCTGGGCGACGTGCCGTTGGCGCGCGCGCTGCAGGTGGGTGAGGCACTGGCCACGGCGGGCGTAGCGATCATGAGCAACGCGCCGGGTGATCATCCGTTCCCGCCTTTGCGCGCGCTGCATGATGCCGGCGTGCGCGTGTTCGCAGGCAACGACAACATCCGCGACTGCTGGTGGCCGTATGGCAATGGCGACCTGCTGCAGCGGGCGATGCTGCTCGGCTATCGCTCGGGCTTCTACACCGATGCCGACCTGATGCTCGCGTTGGACATGGTCACCACCCATGCCGCGCAGGTGATCGGTCTACCGCGCTACGGTATTGCCGAAGACCTGCCGGCCACTTTCGTGGCGGTGCGCGCCGACCACGGCCCGGCCGCAGTGGCTGCGGTGCCGGTGGAGCGCCGGGTGGTGGTTGATGGTCGCTGGCTCTAG
- a CDS encoding TonB-dependent receptor plug domain-containing protein has translation MSASHKALRPRPLVLALSSLMLVSLPAFAQESAPTSLQEVKVTGSRIPRASVEGPSPVTVISREQIDAQGYRNAFDALSALTENTGNVQGEDFGNTFTPAANTINLRGLGPNRTLVLVNGRRQADYPLAYEGSVNVVNLANIPSALIERIEVLAAGASAVYGSDAIAGVVNIILKDRFEGVDVNVRAGGTQQGGGDNQRAQVVGGSSGERWDALFGIEFDVRKAIHARQRDFMDSLEDDPTGKAPQATAIAYRRNAATGRNIDPGVNGCDAASDIYGGSVFRAFNPRQGWYCGSNEAAASYWTVQTEKRNLNGYGLLTFHVNETTDLFADLAVGSARITNNTRAPTWTSARNYFYNQTTGNLESWYRRFAPEEIGGLPRNANRFLENSWSFNVGARGQIGDSGWDYEAVYSRSRYENRTRRPVLLAGINEYLLGPKLGVRNGVEVYAPDPARLFQPLSPNEYQDLSGYQESRNAAWLQTFSASVNGRLFALPGGDAALAAVVEAGSQGYRNRPDPRLGTGEFWNTSAGIGAGGERDRYAAGVELQLPLLQSLTTTLAGRYDQYRAGGEHIGKATWSFGVEFRPIESLLIRGTAATSFRAPDMNYVFATETRGYNPGMTDYWRCRTAGQSYDNCDYNGLSIDYSNRANAQLQPESAKSYGFGVVWSPLAGLDFSADYYDIRIDNEVTSLDTSRILRDEADCRLGKTLGGEARDIGSPLCQDALSRVIRNPSNATVQPDQVTRVLINPINAASESVRGLDLKGNWRFDAGRYGRFTTRLAYTVVLEHKYRQFSDDPERDIRNSLDDYQWRSKANGSITWNQGDWTTTLYGNRFGSLPKTDGSGRIAPYMTYNASVFRQFGENLSVGVIVNNLRDSRPPADRNGGGWPFYPVGNYDPYGRQYWVQLDYRFR, from the coding sequence ATGTCCGCCTCTCACAAGGCGCTGCGCCCGCGTCCGCTGGTGCTCGCGCTGTCGTCCCTGATGCTGGTCTCGTTGCCGGCCTTCGCGCAGGAAAGCGCACCCACCTCGCTGCAGGAAGTGAAGGTCACCGGCTCGCGCATTCCGCGCGCCAGCGTCGAAGGGCCGTCCCCGGTGACCGTGATCAGCCGCGAGCAGATCGACGCGCAGGGCTACCGCAATGCGTTCGACGCGCTGAGCGCCCTGACCGAAAACACCGGCAACGTGCAGGGCGAGGACTTCGGCAACACCTTCACTCCGGCGGCCAACACCATCAACCTGCGCGGCCTTGGCCCGAACCGCACGCTGGTGCTGGTCAACGGACGCCGCCAGGCCGACTACCCGCTGGCCTACGAAGGCTCGGTGAACGTGGTCAACCTGGCCAACATTCCCAGCGCCCTGATCGAGCGCATCGAGGTGCTGGCTGCCGGTGCGTCGGCGGTGTACGGCTCGGATGCCATCGCCGGCGTGGTCAACATCATCCTCAAGGACCGCTTTGAAGGTGTGGACGTGAACGTGCGCGCCGGCGGCACCCAGCAGGGCGGTGGCGACAACCAGCGCGCGCAGGTGGTCGGTGGCAGTTCCGGCGAGCGCTGGGATGCCCTGTTCGGTATCGAGTTCGACGTGCGCAAGGCGATCCATGCGCGCCAGCGCGACTTCATGGATTCGCTGGAGGACGATCCGACCGGCAAGGCGCCGCAGGCGACCGCGATCGCGTATCGCCGCAACGCTGCCACCGGCCGCAACATCGATCCGGGCGTCAATGGCTGCGACGCGGCGTCGGACATCTATGGCGGCAGCGTGTTCCGCGCCTTCAACCCGCGCCAGGGCTGGTATTGCGGCAGCAACGAGGCCGCCGCCAGCTATTGGACGGTGCAGACTGAGAAGCGCAATCTCAACGGCTACGGCCTGCTGACCTTCCACGTCAACGAGACCACCGACCTGTTCGCCGATCTGGCCGTGGGCAGCGCACGCATCACCAACAACACCCGTGCGCCCACCTGGACCTCGGCCCGCAATTACTTCTACAACCAGACCACCGGCAACCTGGAAAGCTGGTACCGCCGCTTTGCACCCGAGGAAATCGGTGGCCTGCCGCGCAATGCCAACCGTTTCCTGGAAAATTCCTGGTCGTTCAACGTCGGCGCGCGCGGCCAGATCGGTGACAGTGGCTGGGATTATGAAGCGGTCTACAGCCGCTCACGCTACGAGAACCGCACCCGTCGCCCGGTGCTGCTGGCCGGCATCAATGAATACCTGCTTGGCCCGAAGCTGGGCGTGCGCAATGGCGTAGAGGTCTATGCGCCGGACCCGGCGCGCCTGTTCCAGCCGCTGAGCCCGAACGAGTACCAGGACCTGTCCGGCTACCAGGAGAGCCGCAACGCGGCGTGGCTGCAGACTTTCAGCGCCAGCGTCAACGGCCGGCTGTTCGCACTGCCCGGTGGCGATGCCGCGCTGGCCGCCGTGGTCGAGGCCGGCAGCCAGGGTTACCGCAATCGCCCGGACCCGCGCCTGGGCACCGGCGAGTTCTGGAACACCAGCGCCGGTATCGGTGCCGGTGGCGAGCGCGACCGCTATGCTGCCGGCGTGGAGCTGCAGCTGCCGTTGCTGCAGTCGCTGACCACCACCCTGGCCGGCCGCTATGACCAGTACCGTGCCGGTGGCGAGCACATCGGCAAGGCAACCTGGAGCTTCGGCGTCGAGTTCCGCCCGATCGAGAGCCTGCTGATCCGTGGTACGGCTGCCACCAGCTTCCGTGCGCCGGACATGAACTACGTGTTCGCGACCGAGACCCGCGGCTACAACCCTGGCATGACCGACTACTGGCGTTGCCGGACTGCGGGCCAGTCGTACGACAACTGTGACTACAACGGCCTGTCGATCGACTACAGCAACCGTGCCAACGCGCAGCTGCAGCCGGAATCGGCCAAGTCCTATGGTTTCGGCGTGGTCTGGTCGCCGCTGGCCGGCCTGGACTTCAGTGCCGACTATTACGACATCCGCATCGACAACGAGGTGACCAGCCTCGATACCAGCCGCATCCTGCGTGACGAGGCCGATTGCCGGCTGGGAAAGACGCTGGGCGGCGAGGCGCGTGATATCGGTTCACCGCTGTGCCAGGACGCGCTGTCGCGTGTGATCCGCAACCCGTCCAATGCCACGGTGCAGCCGGACCAGGTGACCCGTGTGCTGATCAACCCGATCAACGCCGCCTCTGAATCGGTTCGCGGGCTGGACCTGAAGGGCAACTGGCGTTTCGATGCCGGCCGCTATGGCCGCTTCACCACGCGCCTGGCCTATACCGTGGTGCTGGAGCACAAGTACCGGCAGTTCTCCGATGATCCGGAGCGTGACATCCGCAATTCGCTGGATGACTACCAGTGGCGCAGCAAGGCCAACGGCAGCATCACCTGGAACCAGGGTGACTGGACCACCACGCTGTACGGCAACCGCTTCGGCTCGCTGCCGAAGACCGATGGCAGTGGCCGCATCGCGCCGTACATGACGTACAACGCCAGCGTGTTCCGCCAGTTCGGCGAGAACCTGTCGGTGGGCGTGATCGTCAACAACCTGCGTGACAGTCGCCCGCCGGCGGACAGGAACGGTGGCGGCTGGCCGTTCTACCCGGTCGGCAACTACGACCCGTATGGCCGCCAGTACTGGGTGCAGCTGGACTACCGGTTCCGCTGA